TACGCCTTTACCGTCCCCCTAGAGCCCATACTATTAACTAGTACCGGATCTACCGTGACAACATTGCTCGGTGCAGCGTTCGCAATCTCAAACGGTGTCACAAGTGCATTAAATCGTCCAAAATTCATAAACACTAAGCCGAAGAAAGTTTTACTACTCTACTTGCTGATAGCAATATTTAGTTTGATTTGGTCGATTGACTTCGCCGCTACTGTTAGTTCACTTACAAATTTATTCCTTCAAATTCTAATTTTGATCTTAATTGCCAATTACATTGGTTGCAACGCTAAACGATTGAATGCATTATTGATCTCAGTTGCATCAGGGGCAAGTCTTGCCGCATTACTTGGATTGATAAACGTTGGCATATCTTCTGGTAATCGCATATCATACTTTGAAGGTGGTGATCCCGCCCACTTTGCCTCTTCAATAGTCCCCGCTGTCATGACAGCTCTAGTTATTATTATGTTTAATGACTCTATAGGTCATAAGCTATATGCGATCCCTATATTTATAATATCTACCGCATCAATTCTTTTGTCAGGAACGAGAAGTGCCTGGATAGGTATCCTTATTGCGCTAATAATGTTTGTGCTACCCCTAGTAAAATCAAAGAAGCTTGCTTACATAATTATATTTGTTTTTAGTGTTATCACCTTGATATCATACATTCCAGTAACGGCAAACTTTGTGTCAACCCGGATCGATACAGCCAATGACACTGGGGGAGCAGGAAGGACGAGTATTTGGGTCGTTGGTAGGCAGATTGCACTTGAGCATTTACCGCTAGGGGTTGGCCTAGGTGCCTTTCCAACGGCCTTTGACAACCAAGCTATTTTTAAATCATCTTTAAAGTCTATTAACTCTGAAGAGATTTATCCAGGTCGAGCACCGCACAACATATATCTATCGAATCTATCAGAAGTAGGCATCCCCGGCACCGCTCTTTTCATACTCTTTCTTTACAGCACTATGTCCTCACTTTGGACTTATCCACGCAAAAAATCCTCTATAATCATATACTCTGTCCTAATTGTTTATATATCTCAAGGATTCTTTTTAGATGTAACAAATCGCAAATATTTCTGGCTGTTCTTAGCTTTGGCTATTGGATGTGAGGCCGTAAAAAGGAGGGAACGTGAAGGTTCTTTGGCTAACTCCAAGCTATCCCTATAAGGCTGATCCAGTAAAGGGAGTTTTTTTTAAAACTCAAGTCAGCTCACTCAGTAGTTTGTCAGTTGACATAGATGTTCTCGCCCCAATTCCGTATGTTCCTTGGCCTATGGGGATCTTTAATTCTAAATGGCAAAATTATTTGAAGGTTTCAACACATTCTGCTGAGGGTAAGGTTCATATATATAGGCCGCGCTATATCTCTTTCCCTCGTGAAAATATATTCAGAACTGCACATATTTTCAAAACCCTTGCGGTATTTCCTTATATGTTTCGAAAATACGATCTTTTGCATGCCCATTTCAGTTATCCAGAAGGACTCGTAGCAGCACAAATGTCAAGGGTTTTTTCGCTACCTTATGTCCTCACTTTGCATGGCAGTGATGTAAACGTATACGCCAAGATCAGCAAAAAGCACCGTGAGTATTTCTGTTCGGCAATTAGGGGTGCGGAAACCGTAGTCACCGTTAGTAGTAATCTAGCAGACACTGTGTATGATATAACAGGCGTGAGGGCAAAAGTCTTACCGATTGGTATTCATATCATACCTCCTAACTTGCTACAAGAAAGCTCTCTTATAAGAAGTATAGCTAAAGGCAGAAAAGTTGTTTTGTTCGTAGGAAATCTTTTAAAGACAAAAGGAGTCGGCGAACTACTTGATGCTCTAGCCGCTATCAACAGCGATAGAATAGTTGGTATTTTCATTGGGGACGGCCCAATGAAAGATAGTGTGATCACTTCATCACTGACAGAGATCATCTTTTTAGGTGTACTCCAGAATGACGAAGTTAGGAAAGCCATGAAGAGTGCAGATGTTCTAGTCCTTCCCTCATATATGGAAGGTATGCCAACAGTTATTATAGAAGCTGGTTCGGCTTTATTACCTGTTATAGCGACTAAAGTCGGTGGTATTCCCGAAATTTTAGATGATTCTACGGGTTACCTAATAGATAGTCTCTCTTCTCTGGAGCAAGTTATAAAATATGTATTAGAAAACAGAGAAGAAGCTACTGAGAAAGCAAAAGTCCTATATGAGCGCATAGGCTCTAACTACGATGTGCTACATAACTCAGAGTATCTCAAGAAAATTTATGAAAGCATAGTAGAGGATGGAAAAATATGAAAATTGTCCATATGACTTCTGTCCATCATGCCTATGATACTAGAATACTGCACAGACAATGCCTAGCCGCTATAGATGCTGGCATGAAAGTGATTCTCATTGCACCTCATCGGCATGATGAACACTACAAAGGAGTTCACATAAAATCTGTGCAACAGATCGATAATCCAAGACGTAGATTGCTAGTCGGCGCGATTAACGTACTGAAACTTGCCTTGAGGGAGAGAGGGGATGTTTATCAGTTTCATGATCCGGAGCTGATACCAGTTGGAGTAGTACTGTCACTTCTCGGCAAGAAGGTAATTTATGATGTTCACGAAGAATACACTAAAGACTTTTTGACCAAAGAATGGATTCCTAGAAAGCTTAGGCGACCTGCGTCTCTCGCTATTTCCTTACTTGAGAAGGCTGCTCAAGGGTTCTTTTCCGGAATTGTCGCCGCCACGCCTACCATTGCGAATCAGTTTCCCCCATCAAAAACTATAACAGTTCAAAATTTCCCCAAAAAATCCGAATTAAGCAGCATGACTAGCCTTCCATACTCCGAGAGAGGATATAAAATCATATATATTGGAAATATAACTGAGATAAGGGGAATACGCGAGATGGTAACCTCCGTTAACTATGCTTCTAACAAACTAGCTGCCCCATTATCGCTAGAACTCGGAGGATCATTTTCTCCATTAGAATTG
This genomic window from Deinococcus detaillensis contains:
- a CDS encoding O-antigen ligase family protein, coding for MTTLLGAAFAISNGVTSALNRPKFINTKPKKVLLLYLLIAIFSLIWSIDFAATVSSLTNLFLQILILILIANYIGCNAKRLNALLISVASGASLAALLGLINVGISSGNRISYFEGGDPAHFASSIVPAVMTALVIIMFNDSIGHKLYAIPIFIISTASILLSGTRSAWIGILIALIMFVLPLVKSKKLAYIIIFVFSVITLISYIPVTANFVSTRIDTANDTGGAGRTSIWVVGRQIALEHLPLGVGLGAFPTAFDNQAIFKSSLKSINSEEIYPGRAPHNIYLSNLSEVGIPGTALFILFLYSTMSSLWTYPRKKSSIIIYSVLIVYISQGFFLDVTNRKYFWLFLALAIGCEAVKRREREGSLANSKLSL
- a CDS encoding glycosyltransferase — encoded protein: MKVLWLTPSYPYKADPVKGVFFKTQVSSLSSLSVDIDVLAPIPYVPWPMGIFNSKWQNYLKVSTHSAEGKVHIYRPRYISFPRENIFRTAHIFKTLAVFPYMFRKYDLLHAHFSYPEGLVAAQMSRVFSLPYVLTLHGSDVNVYAKISKKHREYFCSAIRGAETVVTVSSNLADTVYDITGVRAKVLPIGIHIIPPNLLQESSLIRSIAKGRKVVLFVGNLLKTKGVGELLDALAAINSDRIVGIFIGDGPMKDSVITSSLTEIIFLGVLQNDEVRKAMKSADVLVLPSYMEGMPTVIIEAGSALLPVIATKVGGIPEILDDSTGYLIDSLSSLEQVIKYVLENREEATEKAKVLYERIGSNYDVLHNSEYLKKIYESIVEDGKI
- a CDS encoding glycosyltransferase, whose translation is MTSVHHAYDTRILHRQCLAAIDAGMKVILIAPHRHDEHYKGVHIKSVQQIDNPRRRLLVGAINVLKLALRERGDVYQFHDPELIPVGVVLSLLGKKVIYDVHEEYTKDFLTKEWIPRKLRRPASLAISLLEKAAQGFFSGIVAATPTIANQFPPSKTITVQNFPKKSELSSMTSLPYSERGYKIIYIGNITEIRGIREMVTSVNYASNKLAAPLSLELGGSFSPLELREAVLRIPGWHNVNYWGFLNRDEVAEIMGTARIGLLLFHPTPNHLEALPNKLFEYMSVGIPIIASNFPLWTKIINETRCGLVVNPKIPQETAEAIEYLINNQKEAEAMGYRGQEAVENIYSWEPQAQKLIALYRSMQ